Part of the Natrialbaceae archaeon AArc-T1-2 genome, AACCGGCAACCGTCGAATCGATCGTCGTCACGCTAGAAGACGCTGCCTCGGAAATGCTTCATCATACGCAGCCGGACGATGCGTTACAAGCAAAGTTCTCTATCGAGTTCTGTTTGGCTTCGATCCTTCGCGACGGTCGAGCAGGAATCCACGAGTTCACCGACGAATACGTTCAGCAGGAAGAAACTCAGAATGCGATCAAAACGGTGTCCCGCGCCTTCGAACCGGATCTATTCGGAGACGACTACGCAGGATACGGTGCCGTCGTAACGGTTACAAAATCTGATGGAGCCGAACTCCGTGAGGAAATTCGGTATGCTCCTGGAAGTCCAAATAATCCGATCGAGGAAGATCGTCTTCGACAGAAATTCTACGAATGTGCCGAATCACGGCTCGGTGAACGAAAGGCACAAGCACTAGAAGATTCGATTCAGGATCTTGAAAACACCGACCTCGATACGTTCACCAGCTATTTGACACCGCGTGCGTGAGCTGGCGAGGGGTTGATTACCAAACCAACTAAACCAGTCATAACGCCAGCATCATATAGTTTGTTACTATTTGGTAACACAGGAGTGACTAACCAGAAACACATTTCGGAGTTACCGATAGCCGTAAGAATCTGTTCTGTTATGGCAGAACAATGCGACAGCCCGGAGAGTGGATACAATTGCCGACAGATGAGAGAATCCTTGCAATCCTCTCGACGGGCCTGATTCTCCTCCTCCCCAAGTTATCCCGAAGAACATCGAAAAGTCGCGGGTTCACGTAAGTAGACGACTCTCGACCCTGGTTGAGTACGGTCTCGTCTCTCGAGTCGAACGTGGCTACTACGAGATCACCGACCTCGGTGAACAGTACCTCGAGGGCGATCTCGACGCTGCCGCGCTTGAGCCCGTCGGCGAGTGAATCCGACGCGCTCGAGTCGGAACGAACGTTTATCAGCGCCTTTCCCTTATTCGAGGATAGATGGCGAGTGCAACCCGAAACGGTCGATCGGAAGGTGTCGCATTCATCCACGAGGACGACGGGAGGATCACCGCTATCGATCTCGAGACGGGTGTCGCGTCGTACGGTGACACGAAGTCCGAGGCACTCGCGATGCTCGCGGAAGCCCTCGAGTTGCACGAGGGTGGTGGCGAGCCCGTCACTGACGACGATCTCGAAGAGTTGGGTCTCGACCCCGACGCGCAGGGTGAGACGGAACTCCCCGAGTTCATGCAGTGAATGGTTCGGACGTCCTTTTCTGGTCAGGAGATCGCAAAAGTCCGGTCCCGTCACAAACTCGTCTAGAGTTCGCCTCTGGTAGCGTCAACTGACACCTCCAATGTGATATTCCATATTTACGCCTCACGATGTTGTTCGGCGCAAAAGTATGGGGTCGGAGGGATTTGAACCCCCGATCGACTGATATCTCCGGTGCGCCTCGGAACTCCAGAGGGTCATCACACGGACAGTGATCAGCTGTCCGATCAGTATATCAGTCTGGAGTCTCGTCCCGGGCGCGTAGCCTCTGGAGTCAGTCGCCATGCCTGACTTGGCCACGACCCCTCGACCTCACGTTGGTGGATACCGCCTAAAGCCGTTACGGTTCCCGATCACAGCCAGGGAGACCGCCCCGAGGTGTCCGTGCTGTCGTCACCTGGATACGGTTTCTCGAGGCCGTCGTCGTCTTCGAGATCCTCGGCCTCCTCGTCCGGACGCGAGTGCGAATCGCCCGTCCAGGTTCCGTCGGCGATGAGGCGGTCGAACAGCGAGCCGTCGACGTCGGGATCGAACGCGAAGACGGCGGCGATGGCGAGTACGGCAAGCGGCGCGTTGCCGAAGGGCATTCCCAAAAGCGAGAGGGGGAGTAGCCCCAGTGCGACGGCGCTCCCGAAGCGGAATCGGTCGATATCCAGGTACTCCCGCAGGTACGGACCGGAGAGTGCGACCGCGAGCGCGGAGCCGACGCCGACGACCGCCGACAGCGTGGCGTAGGCGACGAGCGTCGGCTCCGCAAGCAGCGTCAGCGATGCGCCGGCGGGGTCGAAACTGGCGAGGAGCCCGAGCCCGATGATGACGGGCGGGCTGGGCAGGTAGTTGCCGACGGTCGCGCTCGCGGTCTGGGCGGCGATTGCAGCGATGACGACGGCGGCGAATCGTTCGAAGATCACGATGTCGAGTACACTCGCGATCGCCGGAGCGAGTGCCGCCTGGACGGCCGCGAGAACGATAAGTGGCAGGCCGACGGCGAGGACGATCCAGGCCTGTTCGCGCGGCGTTCCGTCCATGTCGGCGAGGATTACGGCGACGGTCGCACTCCCGCCGAAGATGAGCAACCCGACCTGGATCGCGCCGAGCGGATCGGCCAGCGCGCCACCGAGGATGAGTGCGGGAAAGACCCCGTCGATCAGGGGTAGCCCCATCACGAGCGCGAGCAGCCGTCCGTCGGCACCGACGAGGCGCTCGAACCGGAGGGCGACCGGATGCTGTGACGTGCTCATCGGCTACGGACGATGGCCGTCACCCGCGGCCGGTGGGCGATATCTCGAGCGACGTCGCACTCCGATCGACCGGTCGAGCGAGCGCTCGTTGCCCTGCACTGTGAGTTTACGTTTTTCGAATGTGTTCCCGAAGGTAAACGCGGCGTCGGAGTCGAAACTCGTCCGGCCTGCGATACGGGACTCACTGAAACTCACAGCGCGCATACCAGTTCGGTCGACGCGTCTGGCAATAAACGTTGTGTGGCAAGCGGGAACACTGTACTACGGTCGTGGCCCGAACCGGTGGAAAAAGTCAGGTATCGTCCACCGAACGTGTTCGACGGTGGACGGATTCGAGTATTGGCACAGTCGGTATCGAGTTCGACCGCATCCGGAAGCGTTCGTGTTCGTCGAAACCCACCGGTCGATGCAGATGCGGATACGACAGCATTCGTCTCGCAACGTTTTTCCCGTCCGACGGCGGACGGTTTACATGGCGAACGACGTTCCCGAGCACGAGCCCTATTCTTCGAAACTCGAGGTACCGGAGGCGCTGACGTTCGACGACGTTCTGTTGCGGCCCAAAGAGAGCCGAGTCGAACCCGACGACGCGGATCTCTCCTCGCGGGTCTCGAAAAACGTCGAGGTGTCGGTACCGATCATCTCGGCGGCGATGGACACCGTTACGGAAAGCGACATGGCAATCGCGATGGCTCGCCACGGCGGCCTCGGCGTGCTCCATCGGAACATGACCGTCGATCGGATGGTCGAGGAGATCGAACGCATCAAACGCGCCGACGAACTCATCATCCCTCTCGAGGAGGTCGTCACGGCCGATCCGGAGATGACCGTCCGCGAGGTCGACGAGATGATGATCCGAGAGGGCGTCGGCGGCGCGCCGGTCGTCAACACGAACGGCGAGGTGCTCGGTATCATCTCGAGTACGGACATTCGACCTCACCTCGAGGTCAACGAGGACGACCCGGTCACCGAGGCGATGACCGACGAGGTTATCACCGCCCCCGAGGACATCGACGCCCGCGAGGCGTTCGATCTGATGTACGACCACAAGATCGAACGCGTCCCGGTCGTCGACGAGGAGAACCTGCTGGTGGGACTGGTGACGATGCAGGGCATCCTCCAGCGTCGGGAGTACAAGCAGGCCGCCCGCGACGAGGCGGGGCGGCTTCGCTGTGGCGCCGCTGTTAGCCCGTTCGAACCCGAACGTGCGACCGCCGCCGACGAGGCAGGTGCGGACGTGCTCTTTATCGACACCGCACACGCACACAACCGGAACGTAATCGACGGTGCCCGCGAGATCAAGGAGTCGGTCGACGCCGACGTGGTCGTCGGCAACGTCGGCACGCGCGAAGCGGCCGCGGACCTGATCGACTTCGCAGACGGGATCAAGGTCGGAATCGGTCCCGGATCGATCTGTACGACCCGCGTCGTCTCGGGGGCGGGAATGCCCCAGATCACGGCGATCGCCCAGGTCGCAGACGTCGCGAGCGAACACGACGTGCCGGTGATCGCCGACGGCGGCATCCGCTACTCCGGCGACGCGATCAAGGCGGTCGCGGCCGGTGCCGACGCCGTCATGCTCGGATCGTACTTCGCGGGGACGGACGAGGCCCCCGGCCGCGTCGTTACGATGAACGGAAAGAAGTACAAACAGTACCGCGGCATGGGTAGCGTCGGCGCAATGAAATCCGGCGACAGCGACCGCTATCTCAAGGACGATCCCGAAGACGACGACGAGTACGTCCCCGAAGGCGTCGAGGCGGCGACGCCATACAAGGGAACGCTCGAGTCCGAGCTCCACCAGCTCGCCGGCGGTATGCAGTCGGGGATGGGTTACGTCGGCGCGGGGACGATCCCCGGGTTCAAAGAGCGAAGCGAGTTCGTCCGGGTCTCCGCAGCGGGCCAGACCGAGAGCCACGCCCACGACGTGGTTATCACCGACGAAGCACCGAACTACTCGCCGAACGAGGAGTGATACTATCGGACGTCACTGTGTGACGGTTCTCGCCACCCCGTGGCGGGGAGAATCGTTCACGACGTACGTCCGGCAGTATGACGCCACCACAGACGAGAACGGTAACACATACGGTCGTCCGGCACCCACGTGCGACTGTGAACCGCCGTACAGTACTTCGGTCTGCCGGCGCTCTCGGGGCGATCGGACTCGCGGGCTGTCTCGGAGACGTCGGCGTCGAAAGCCCGGTCCCGATCGAGGTCTACAACGAAGCCGACCGCACGTTCAACGTACAACTCGAGGCCCACGAACGGGGAATGGATCGTCAGACCTACGACGAGAGCATCGCGATGACACCTGGCGAACGGGCGATCCCCGGACGGCTGGAGCGAGGCGAACAGCGGTTTCGCGTGGTCCGCCACGGAGACGACGAATACGACGACTTAGTCGAGACGGGAACGATCACCTCGGAGACACAGCTCGTCGTCGTCAGGGTGTACGACGACTCACTCGAGCTCGAAATCGACGACGGCGACGGCGATGCGAAAAACGAGACGAGACGAAACGGCGGGAACGAGACGAGACGAAACGGCGGGAACGAGACGGACGCGACGAGCGACGACGCCGACGAGTAGTCAGGGGTAGGGGTGAAACGCCCGCTCGAGTCGCGGTTCGAACCCGAGTTCCGGCGGCACGGTTCGTGCTCGTTCTCCGAAGTACGGCTCGTCGGTAAACAGCGGCTGTGCGCCCGGAACGACGACCCGAACGGCCTCGAAACCGAGCCGGCTGACGTCACGGGTCGTAAGCCGCGTGGCGTACGGCGTTAGCCCGGCGGCGTCCGTTCTCTCGATCAGTTCCTCGAGCGCGTCACGACCCGTCGGGACGGTGTCGGGACCGACGGCGTCGGCGTCGATCGACCGCTCGACGTCGACGAACGACCGGGCGGGCTCGGGGAACTCGGCGTACGCTCCGATCGCCGCGCCGGCGTCGGCGGCGTCGTCGGGACCGATCGAACGCAGCTCCATCCAGTTTTGCAGCGCCTCCGCGAGTGCGGAGCGGGCCGCGGCGGCGACATCGAGGTCGGCCGCGGAGCCGGCTGCAAACCGCGGCCACTCACCCTCCCGATGGACGGCGACGGCGACGACGGGGACGTCGACGTCCTGTGTGACGAGAAGCGGCGTCACCGATAGCCCCTCGCTGCGGGCGCGTTTCGTGAGCGTCGTGACGCCCTCGTCGTCTGTCTCGAGCGCGAGCGGCTCGTACGTCGAGTACCACGCGAGCATCGTCGCGTCGCGTTCGAGGACCTCGGTCAGGCCCGATCGCAGGGCGTCGACCGTCGACGAGCCGAGGCCGAGCCCGGTCGTGATCGCGGGCACGAGCCCCTCGCCGGGCTGGGGGAACTGTACCGCGGCAGCAGGCACGTGCGTCGTCTCGCCGGTCGCGAGGTTTTCGCCGTCGACCCACCGATACTCCGCCGCGGGATCGAACTCGAGGGCGTTGTCCGGGCGGACCAGGTCGGTCGGGGAGACGACGGACGCGAGGTCGTCGGCGCTCGCGTGGACGAAGTCGTCCTCGCGATAGACGCCCGCACAGTAGCGCTCGAGGGCCTCGCCGACGGCTTTCATCAACGCGGCGTTCCAGTCGGCGTCGACGCCGGCGGCCTGGGTCGGCGCGCTCGCGTCGCTGAACCCCTCGGTCTCGGCGTTCGTCGCGAGGTAGTACGGAGCCGGGAACGACTCGAGTTCGCCGATGCTGCGGACGATGCCGACTCGGTCGTCGATGGCGGCTTCGGCGCGTTCGACTGCCGTCTCGAGGTCGACGTCGTCGTCGTCGCGCTCGAGGCTGCGGTCCCGGTCGGCGTCGTCACACGAACAGCCGGGGACGGACAGAACGCGTCGACGGGTGTGGGGGAGTTCGAGAACGTGGCCCACGATGGACGGCTCCTCGCCCGAGAAGAGCCGGACGCACTCTCTGCCCGCGATCGCTCCGGCCAGTCGGGCCGTGCTTCGGTCGGTACTCGGTTTCTCGGCGAGTGCTGTCGCGTTCGCACCGACGCGTGCGTCGAGACAGTCGAAACAGCCCGTCTTCGGGGCGAAGCCGGAGATGGCCGCGTCGACGTCGGCGAGTGGATGGCCGCCGACGCCGCCGATTTCGACAGCGATCCACGGGGTGTTTCCTGCAAGCGCCGCGTCGTTCGCGCTCCGGATCGATTCCGCGCCGGCGACGTCGCTGACGACGGCAAAGCGGGCGTTTTCGACGTCGGCCGGGTCAGCATCCCGGACCGTGACGTCGACGTCCGAGAGCGCGGCCACGACGGCCTCGCGAATCGGGTCTTCCGCGACGACGTGTACGTCCATACCGGCGACTATACGGCCGAACGTAAGTCAGTGAAGGTTTTCGACCGGTCTCTCGGTACGCTCTGCTACGCGGTCGACTCGCGGTCCTCGTCGCGAAGTCGCTCGAGGACCTCCTCGGCGTTTTCGATCGCCTGCTCTTTTTTCGCGGGGTAGGCCTCGACTTTCGCCCGGAACGTGATTCCGTCGCCGAGGCGGACCTCCCCTTCGAAAGCCGCCTGTTTGTCTAGCGTTACGAACAGTTCGGTGTTCTCGGTAACCCGCTGGTCGAGTTCCGCGAGCAGCCGGTCGAGTTCCGCGAGATCCGCCAGTCGCGAGAGGACGTACCGGACGTCGTCGGCGTTCTCGACGCGGGCCGAGAGGACGAGGATGCGGTCGCCGTAGTGACCTTCGGTCTCGGCGCGATCTATCTCGAACTCCTCGGGTAGGAACGTTCGAAGCGCCTCCTCGACGCGTTTCTCGTCCTCGGTGGCGTAACAGAACGCTCGCAGGTCGACGTAGTGAAGCGGGATCTTGGGCATCGACGGGAAAGCCGTAGCAGGTCGGGTGATTACTCTTCGGTGTCGTCGCCGTCGGCGGCTGCGAGAGCGTCTTCGGGAACGCCGGTCTCCTGACCATCCTCGAAGCTGATCGTGTAGGTGACGTCGCCGAACATCGACTCCATCGTCTGAGTGACGGTTCCGACTTCGCCGTCGAACTCGCTGTGCTCGTCGTGTAAGACGACGCGGTCGTCTTCCTCGAAGCTCATAGTCGCAGTTCCCCGGCATGGGGTAAAAAGGGACTGATTCGAATCGTCCGGTCGACAGGATGACTTGCCTTCGCGTCGTCGTCTCTCCCATGACCGACGACGAGTTTCGGTTCGAGACGCGATCGATCCACGCCGGCCAGGAGCCCGATCCGGAGACGGGCGCGTTGATGACGCCCATCCACGCCAACTCCACCTACGAACAGGACGCCCCCGGCGAACACCGCGGCTACGAGTACTCCCGGACCGGCAACCCCACACGTGCTGATCTCGAGGAGAACCTCGCGAGCCTCGAGAATGCCGAGTACGGCCGGGCCTTCGCCTCGGGAATGGCCTCGATCAACACCGTACTCAACCTGCTCGAGGCTGGCGATCACGTCGTCACCGGAACCGACGTCTACGGCGGCACTCACCGCATCTTCACGCAGGTCTACGAGGAGTACGACCTCGAGTTCAGCTTCGTCGACATGACCGACCTCGAGGCGATCGAGGCGGCGTGTCGTCCCGAGACCGAACTGCTCTGGCTCGAGACGCCGACGAACCCGCTCATGTCGATCGTCGACGTCGAGGGCGCAGCCGAGATCGCCCACGCGAACGACGCCATCTGTGCGATCGACAACACCTTCGCGACGCCGTACCTCCAGCGCCCGCTCGAACTCGGTGCCGACGTCGTCTCGCACTCGCTGACGAAGTACCTCGGCGGTCACTCCGATGTCGTCGGCGGGGCGCTCGTGACGAACGACGAAGACCTCGACGAGCGCTTCGGCTTCTACCAGAACGCCGTCGGCGCGACCCCCGGCCCCTTCGAGTGTTTTCTCGTCCTCCGGGGAACGAAGACCCTGCCCGTTCGCATGGGTCGTCACTGCGAGAACGCCCGCGCGATTGCCGACTGGTTGCAGGACCACCCCGACGTCTCCCGGGTCTACTACCCCGGCCTCGAGAGCCACCCCGGCCACGAACTCGCCCGCGAACAGATGGACGACTTCGGCGGGATGTTGAGTTTCGAACTCGATGCGACGCTCGAGGAGACGAGCGAGGTCGTCTCCGCGACGGAGGTCTTTACCCTCGCGGAGAGCTTAGGCGGCGTCGAGAGTCTGATCGAACAGCCTGCGCCGATGACCCACGCCGCCATTCCACGGGAGGAACGCCTCGCGGCCGGGCTCACCGACGGCCTGATCCGGGTTAGCGTCGGTATCGAGCACGTCGACGACTTGATCGGCGATCTGGAGGGGGCGTTCGAGGCGGGACTCGAGTAATTGCTATACCGGGAGGGCGCCATAGAACGGTTCGCGTCCTCTCTGCGACTACCCGACGAACGGTAAATACAGCTGACTCACTTACTGCTCGCTTCGCTCGCAGTGCGTTCGTCATCTCGCAGAGAGACGCGCTGTCGCGCGTCTCGGACGGCGAACTGTCTACTGGGAAACTGCGAGCGAAGCGAGCAGTTTGCACACCTACGTATCGGTTGGTTCATCGAAACAGAGGTGAAAACAACGGCAATGGACTGCTTCTATCGATCGTCGGCGAGCGTCGCTTCGATCCTCGACAACCGTTCGACGACGTTGTACAACATCCAGAGGACGACCACGAGGAGCAAGAGGATCGCAAGCGAGAGGACGTCGCCGGCCCAGATCGCATACAGGATCAGGAACGGAAGCAACAGTCCGCCGATCGCAACGGAGAGGAACACCCACGGCGAGTATATCCACGGCGAGTTCGTTCCGGTCATCG contains:
- a CDS encoding type II toxin-antitoxin system HicB family antitoxin; amino-acid sequence: MASATRNGRSEGVAFIHEDDGRITAIDLETGVASYGDTKSEALAMLAEALELHEGGGEPVTDDDLEELGLDPDAQGETELPEFMQ
- a CDS encoding DUF5794 domain-containing protein, whose protein sequence is MSTSQHPVALRFERLVGADGRLLALVMGLPLIDGVFPALILGGALADPLGAIQVGLLIFGGSATVAVILADMDGTPREQAWIVLAVGLPLIVLAAVQAALAPAIASVLDIVIFERFAAVVIAAIAAQTASATVGNYLPSPPVIIGLGLLASFDPAGASLTLLAEPTLVAYATLSAVVGVGSALAVALSGPYLREYLDIDRFRFGSAVALGLLPLSLLGMPFGNAPLAVLAIAAVFAFDPDVDGSLFDRLIADGTWTGDSHSRPDEEAEDLEDDDGLEKPYPGDDSTDTSGRSPWL
- the guaB gene encoding IMP dehydrogenase — translated: MANDVPEHEPYSSKLEVPEALTFDDVLLRPKESRVEPDDADLSSRVSKNVEVSVPIISAAMDTVTESDMAIAMARHGGLGVLHRNMTVDRMVEEIERIKRADELIIPLEEVVTADPEMTVREVDEMMIREGVGGAPVVNTNGEVLGIISSTDIRPHLEVNEDDPVTEAMTDEVITAPEDIDAREAFDLMYDHKIERVPVVDEENLLVGLVTMQGILQRREYKQAARDEAGRLRCGAAVSPFEPERATAADEAGADVLFIDTAHAHNRNVIDGAREIKESVDADVVVGNVGTREAAADLIDFADGIKVGIGPGSICTTRVVSGAGMPQITAIAQVADVASEHDVPVIADGGIRYSGDAIKAVAAGADAVMLGSYFAGTDEAPGRVVTMNGKKYKQYRGMGSVGAMKSGDSDRYLKDDPEDDDEYVPEGVEAATPYKGTLESELHQLAGGMQSGMGYVGAGTIPGFKERSEFVRVSAAGQTESHAHDVVITDEAPNYSPNEE
- a CDS encoding YcaO-like family protein — encoded protein: MDVHVVAEDPIREAVVAALSDVDVTVRDADPADVENARFAVVSDVAGAESIRSANDAALAGNTPWIAVEIGGVGGHPLADVDAAISGFAPKTGCFDCLDARVGANATALAEKPSTDRSTARLAGAIAGRECVRLFSGEEPSIVGHVLELPHTRRRVLSVPGCSCDDADRDRSLERDDDDVDLETAVERAEAAIDDRVGIVRSIGELESFPAPYYLATNAETEGFSDASAPTQAAGVDADWNAALMKAVGEALERYCAGVYREDDFVHASADDLASVVSPTDLVRPDNALEFDPAAEYRWVDGENLATGETTHVPAAAVQFPQPGEGLVPAITTGLGLGSSTVDALRSGLTEVLERDATMLAWYSTYEPLALETDDEGVTTLTKRARSEGLSVTPLLVTQDVDVPVVAVAVHREGEWPRFAAGSAADLDVAAAARSALAEALQNWMELRSIGPDDAADAGAAIGAYAEFPEPARSFVDVERSIDADAVGPDTVPTGRDALEELIERTDAAGLTPYATRLTTRDVSRLGFEAVRVVVPGAQPLFTDEPYFGERARTVPPELGFEPRLERAFHPYP
- a CDS encoding RNA-binding protein, whose translation is MPKIPLHYVDLRAFCYATEDEKRVEEALRTFLPEEFEIDRAETEGHYGDRILVLSARVENADDVRYVLSRLADLAELDRLLAELDQRVTENTELFVTLDKQAAFEGEVRLGDGITFRAKVEAYPAKKEQAIENAEEVLERLRDEDRESTA
- a CDS encoding DUF1918 domain-containing protein — translated: MSFEEDDRVVLHDEHSEFDGEVGTVTQTMESMFGDVTYTISFEDGQETGVPEDALAAADGDDTEE
- a CDS encoding cystathionine gamma-synthase — translated: MTDDEFRFETRSIHAGQEPDPETGALMTPIHANSTYEQDAPGEHRGYEYSRTGNPTRADLEENLASLENAEYGRAFASGMASINTVLNLLEAGDHVVTGTDVYGGTHRIFTQVYEEYDLEFSFVDMTDLEAIEAACRPETELLWLETPTNPLMSIVDVEGAAEIAHANDAICAIDNTFATPYLQRPLELGADVVSHSLTKYLGGHSDVVGGALVTNDEDLDERFGFYQNAVGATPGPFECFLVLRGTKTLPVRMGRHCENARAIADWLQDHPDVSRVYYPGLESHPGHELAREQMDDFGGMLSFELDATLEETSEVVSATEVFTLAESLGGVESLIEQPAPMTHAAIPREERLAAGLTDGLIRVSVGIEHVDDLIGDLEGAFEAGLE